From a region of the Pseudanabaena sp. ABRG5-3 genome:
- a CDS encoding AAA family ATPase yields the protein MTNRNLENITIHQFRGLKELELKDLGQINLLVGVNNSGKTSVLEALSIYCDPLDLRGWISTARQREEIFSSSRTLPLDALRWLFNKDIPHIGTIFISGDGDFAVKRIKAVYEDIEGMFFPEKRKQFIHMNDPINGDDEDDQVIEEEEEVRKGLDLQIELYDDQLMLFDEQAPVFSGKYQLWENDFLLSKKSTKKEFKLPISIVTPTSHRSNIGQIRLLSDASFYNFKSDVLALLMQMDQNISDIEILLPPESTSSRINIYIQHKKLGLVPLSSFGDGVRRLLHIALKLASVKGGILLIDELESTIHTEALQNSFQWLAKWSKEMNVQIFATTHSLEAIDSLLAVNHESLDLVLYRLEPKENQTKVVRHDWTRLKRLRENLGMEVR from the coding sequence ATGACTAACAGAAACCTAGAAAACATCACAATTCACCAATTCCGAGGTCTAAAAGAACTTGAGCTAAAAGACCTCGGACAAATTAATTTGCTTGTTGGTGTTAACAATTCAGGCAAAACTAGTGTTCTTGAAGCTCTATCAATTTATTGTGATCCACTAGATTTAAGAGGTTGGATAAGTACTGCTAGACAAAGAGAAGAAATATTTAGTTCTTCCCGTACACTACCACTTGATGCTCTAAGATGGCTTTTTAATAAAGATATACCTCATATAGGTACTATTTTTATATCTGGAGATGGGGATTTTGCTGTTAAGAGAATCAAAGCAGTGTATGAAGATATTGAAGGAATGTTTTTTCCTGAAAAAAGAAAACAATTTATTCATATGAATGATCCAATTAATGGTGATGATGAAGATGATCAAGTTATTGAAGAAGAAGAAGAAGTAAGAAAAGGTTTAGATTTACAAATTGAGTTATATGATGATCAACTAATGCTATTTGATGAACAAGCCCCTGTTTTTTCTGGAAAATATCAACTCTGGGAGAATGATTTTCTTCTATCTAAGAAGTCTACAAAAAAAGAATTTAAATTGCCTATATCTATAGTCACACCAACATCACATCGTTCAAATATTGGGCAGATTCGATTGTTGTCAGATGCGAGTTTTTATAATTTTAAATCTGATGTATTAGCATTATTAATGCAAATGGATCAAAATATTTCAGATATAGAGATTCTATTGCCTCCTGAATCAACATCATCTCGAATCAACATTTATATTCAACACAAGAAGCTTGGGCTTGTTCCTTTAAGTTCATTTGGTGATGGTGTGCGGCGCTTACTGCATATTGCTCTAAAACTTGCGAGTGTAAAAGGAGGTATCTTATTAATTGATGAACTCGAATCAACAATTCATACAGAAGCCTTACAAAATTCTTTTCAATGGTTAGCAAAATGGAGCAAAGAAATGAATGTACAAATCTTTGCAACTACTCATAGCTTAGAAGCCATAGATTCTTTATTAGCTGTCAATCATGAATCATTAGATTTAGTACTTTATAGACTTGAACCAAAAGAAAATCAAACAAAAGTAGTTAGACATGACTGGACTAGATTAAAACGCCTGCGAGAAAATTTGGGTATGGAGGTTCGTTGA
- a CDS encoding TMEM175 family protein, with product MEKGRLEAFSDGVIAIIITIMVLELKIPHEADLAALRPLIPVFLSYVLSFIYLGIYWNNHHHLLQVVRQVNGSILWANLHLLFWLSLIPFVTGWTGENHFAPAPVALYGIVLLLSAIAYFILSRVLIAHHGKDSTLAIALGRDLKGKVSVAIYALAVLLSFVNSWLAFSMYVLVAIMWLIPDRRLEKAISSYGE from the coding sequence ATGGAGAAAGGGAGATTAGAAGCCTTTAGCGATGGGGTGATTGCCATTATCATCACCATTATGGTGCTGGAATTGAAGATTCCCCATGAAGCGGACTTAGCTGCACTGCGACCATTGATTCCAGTGTTTCTGAGCTATGTACTCAGCTTTATTTATCTTGGCATTTACTGGAATAACCACCATCACTTGTTACAGGTAGTTCGACAGGTGAATGGAAGTATTCTATGGGCAAATCTGCATCTACTATTTTGGTTGTCACTAATTCCTTTTGTGACGGGATGGACAGGTGAAAATCATTTTGCACCTGCGCCAGTGGCCCTGTATGGAATAGTGCTACTGCTCTCAGCGATCGCCTATTTCATCCTCAGCCGTGTGTTGATTGCACATCATGGCAAAGATTCTACCCTAGCGATCGCCCTTGGACGAGACTTGAAGGGTAAGGTGTCAGTAGCCATTTATGCCCTAGCAGTTCTCCTTTCATTTGTGAACTCATGGTTGGCTTTCTCAATGTATGTTTTAGTTGCGATCATGTGGCTAATACCCGACCGCCGCCTTGAAAAAGCAATAAGCTCCTATGGAGAGTAA
- the rlmD gene encoding 23S rRNA (uracil(1939)-C(5))-methyltransferase RlmD, producing MLLQGQKITLTIDDLADSGDGVGRYENIAIFVPNTVPGDRIAAKLEFVKKNFAHASIEKILTPSSDRVRPNCIVADKCGGCQWQAVSYPTQLRTKQNIVLQALQRIGGFDADLLEELISPIVGAKDSLHYRNKVTYPLATGKDGNLKAGYYQKGSHKIVNLNQCPAQDERLDPMLAELKMDIHNQCWEIYDENAHTGLLRHLGLRIGRHTGEILITIVARDWDVPNLGVFAQTWLERYDKVVGVILNCNPDKTNAIFGRESRCIAGKDYLLEKFAGLTFRLRGDTFFQVYTEQAEKMFNIIESELQLEGTEVLLDAYAGIGTIALPLAEQVKQAIAIEIQPQATAQGKLNAELNGIDNVVFHTGKVEELISTLNLQPDIVILDPPRKGCEPEVITFLRENAPERIVYVSCNPATQARDLKLLCEGDRYQLTRIQPIDFFPQTSHVEAIAFLTKA from the coding sequence ATGCTACTACAGGGACAAAAAATTACGCTTACCATTGACGATCTTGCTGATAGCGGTGATGGAGTCGGACGTTATGAAAATATCGCGATCTTTGTTCCTAATACTGTTCCCGGTGATCGCATTGCTGCAAAGCTAGAGTTTGTGAAAAAAAACTTTGCCCATGCAAGTATTGAAAAAATTTTAACGCCATCAAGCGATCGCGTCCGTCCTAATTGCATTGTTGCTGACAAATGCGGTGGTTGTCAGTGGCAAGCCGTCAGCTATCCTACCCAACTGCGAACCAAGCAAAACATCGTTCTCCAAGCATTACAAAGAATAGGCGGCTTTGATGCTGATCTTTTAGAAGAACTCATTTCCCCAATCGTCGGTGCGAAAGATAGCTTGCATTATCGCAATAAAGTGACCTATCCCCTAGCTACTGGCAAAGATGGCAATCTCAAAGCGGGCTACTACCAAAAAGGAAGCCATAAAATCGTCAATCTCAATCAATGCCCTGCCCAAGATGAACGCCTCGATCCGATGCTTGCTGAATTGAAAATGGATATCCATAATCAATGCTGGGAAATCTATGATGAGAATGCTCATACAGGCTTACTACGCCATTTAGGACTGCGTATTGGCAGACATACAGGCGAGATTCTGATAACCATTGTTGCCCGTGATTGGGATGTGCCGAATTTAGGAGTATTTGCCCAGACATGGCTAGAGCGTTACGACAAGGTTGTGGGTGTAATTCTCAATTGCAATCCTGATAAAACCAATGCCATTTTTGGACGTGAGAGCCGTTGCATTGCGGGTAAAGACTATCTCTTAGAAAAATTTGCGGGTCTAACCTTCCGTCTGCGTGGTGATACCTTCTTTCAAGTTTATACAGAGCAAGCAGAGAAGATGTTCAACATTATCGAATCAGAATTGCAACTAGAAGGGACGGAAGTTCTCTTAGATGCCTATGCTGGCATTGGCACGATCGCTTTACCATTAGCCGAACAGGTCAAACAGGCGATCGCGATTGAAATCCAACCACAGGCTACTGCCCAAGGCAAACTCAATGCTGAACTCAACGGTATTGATAACGTGGTTTTCCACACTGGTAAAGTTGAAGAATTGATCAGCACTCTCAATTTACAACCCGATATCGTGATTCTCGATCCTCCCCGCAAAGGTTGTGAACCTGAAGTAATTACTTTCCTCCGCGAAAATGCTCCTGAGCGTATTGTCTATGTCAGTTGTAATCCCGCTACCCAAGCCAGAGATCTCAAGTTGTTGTGTGAAGGCGATCGCTATCAACTCACCCGCATTCAACCTATTGATTTCTTCCCACAGACTTCTCACGTTGAGGCGATCGCCTTTTTGACTAAGGCATAA
- a CDS encoding pentapeptide repeat-containing protein, which yields MEVSELINSYHSGRRNFAGVNLSKTDMNGIDLSHADLSGANLSESSLYGANLSHAKLNGADLNGAKLYRATLVSANFSGADLGEADLSEANLSDAKLYGVNLYKAILSKAKLPRAKLVGANMGKTKLNRADLSEAMLRDARLFGANLIEAILQRADMSRSSLNGANLNKATISEVDLTFASLYGASLCDADLSESDLTSANLQGSDLTRVNFYKANLSKAKLADAVTDAMQTQEANLSGIIWT from the coding sequence ATGGAAGTCAGTGAACTAATCAACAGCTACCATTCAGGTCGCCGCAACTTTGCGGGAGTCAATCTTAGCAAAACTGATATGAATGGAATTGATTTAAGCCATGCCGATCTCAGTGGAGCGAATCTCAGTGAATCAAGTCTCTATGGCGCAAACCTGAGCCATGCCAAACTCAACGGAGCAGACCTTAATGGGGCTAAGCTTTATCGCGCTACGCTCGTTAGTGCAAATTTTAGTGGTGCAGATTTAGGGGAAGCTGACCTCAGTGAAGCTAATCTCAGTGATGCCAAGCTATATGGCGTGAATTTGTATAAAGCTATTTTGAGTAAGGCAAAACTACCTCGTGCCAAGCTAGTTGGGGCAAATATGGGCAAAACCAAGCTAAATCGTGCAGATCTCAGTGAGGCTATGCTCAGGGATGCACGGTTGTTTGGAGCTAACCTCATTGAGGCAATATTGCAACGGGCAGATATGAGTCGCTCTAGTCTCAATGGCGCAAATTTGAATAAGGCAACTATTTCAGAAGTGGATTTAACTTTTGCTAGTCTATATGGGGCAAGCCTTTGTGATGCAGATTTGAGCGAATCAGACTTAACTAGCGCGAATTTACAAGGTTCTGATCTCACCCGTGTGAATTTTTATAAGGCGAATTTAAGTAAGGCGAAACTTGCCGATGCTGTCACCGATGCAATGCAAACACAAGAGGCAAATTTATCAGGTATTATCTGGACTTAA
- a CDS encoding gas vesicle protein GvpG, protein MVWQLLTAPLDGLLWIAEQIEERATTELEKTENLQKRLTTLQLRFDLGDISEEDFMAQEQEILEAMEAEMDEQEQEQ, encoded by the coding sequence ATGGTATGGCAACTACTGACAGCACCGCTTGATGGTTTACTCTGGATTGCAGAACAAATCGAAGAACGGGCAACTACAGAATTAGAAAAAACTGAAAATCTCCAAAAACGTCTTACCACTTTACAACTTCGCTTCGATCTTGGTGATATTAGTGAAGAAGATTTTATGGCACAGGAACAAGAGATTTTAGAAGCAATGGAAGCAGAAATGGATGAGCAAGAACAAGAGCAATAA
- the dut gene encoding dUTP diphosphatase: MQTVEIKFQKLHPDAQVPSYAHIGDAGADVYSVAEVTLQQGDRAAIPTGLAVDIPIGYEIQVRPKSGLALKHGIAVLNSPGTVDAGYRGEIQVIVINLGKEAYTFVKGQKIAQLVLKPVIQAQYIEGELGTSDRGVGGFGSTGLT; this comes from the coding sequence ATGCAAACCGTAGAAATTAAATTCCAAAAGCTACATCCTGATGCACAGGTTCCTAGCTATGCCCATATTGGTGATGCTGGGGCTGATGTCTATTCCGTCGCTGAAGTCACTTTGCAACAAGGCGATCGCGCCGCTATTCCCACGGGTTTAGCCGTAGATATTCCCATTGGTTATGAGATCCAAGTGCGCCCTAAAAGTGGATTAGCGCTCAAACATGGCATTGCCGTTCTTAATTCCCCTGGTACTGTTGATGCGGGCTATCGCGGCGAAATTCAAGTGATTGTGATTAATTTGGGTAAGGAAGCCTATACCTTTGTTAAGGGACAAAAAATCGCTCAGTTGGTCTTAAAACCAGTAATTCAAGCTCAGTATATTGAAGGAGAATTAGGAACAAGCGATCGCGGAGTTGGTGGGTTCGGCAGTACAGGGCTAACTTAA
- a CDS encoding Uma2 family endonuclease → MVNLTYPTNRILPTAEELPSSDETPVDNQLQNDIPNLLLSLLASIWAERDDWYFGVDMGIYYNPDEPAIVPDGFLAMGVKHDMGERGRLSYVLWEEQNIMPILTIEVVSERYNSEYEDKLADYQALGILYYAIYNPLSGRRGRFKNRQRLEVYRLIAGKYELLPIENNRVWLPEIDLALGYEQGEHIAWQREWLYWYNASGDRYLTANERAVNAEIMAAQERLAKQQMQAIADQERQQKEKLAAYLRSIGVDPDAI, encoded by the coding sequence ATGGTTAACCTCACTTATCCAACTAATCGGATTCTTCCCACTGCTGAAGAATTGCCATCATCTGATGAAACGCCTGTGGATAATCAGTTACAAAATGACATCCCAAATTTACTGCTGAGTTTATTAGCCTCTATTTGGGCAGAGCGTGATGATTGGTACTTCGGAGTGGATATGGGGATTTACTATAATCCTGACGAACCTGCGATCGTGCCTGATGGCTTTCTCGCGATGGGAGTCAAGCATGATATGGGTGAGAGAGGAAGGCTCAGTTATGTACTGTGGGAAGAGCAGAACATTATGCCGATTTTGACAATAGAGGTTGTCTCTGAGCGCTATAACAGTGAATATGAGGATAAGTTAGCCGATTACCAAGCATTAGGTATTCTCTACTATGCGATTTACAATCCCTTAAGTGGACGTAGAGGAAGATTTAAAAATAGGCAGAGATTAGAAGTTTATCGACTGATTGCTGGTAAATACGAACTTTTACCCATTGAGAATAACCGCGTTTGGCTGCCAGAAATCGATTTGGCTCTCGGTTATGAACAGGGAGAACATATTGCTTGGCAGCGTGAATGGCTCTATTGGTATAACGCTTCAGGCGATCGCTATTTGACTGCTAACGAGAGAGCAGTTAATGCTGAAATCATGGCTGCACAAGAACGCCTAGCCAAACAACAAATGCAAGCGATCGCTGACCAAGAACGTCAACAAAAGGAAAAATTAGCAGCTTATTTACGGTCAATAGGCGTAGATCCTGATGCAATTTAA
- a CDS encoding quinone-dependent dihydroorotate dehydrogenase: protein MLNLAYQYGVRPLLFSLDPEAAHHLAIASCRRISESSILQAIAKSTFYYSDARLSQTLWNLKFDNPVGLAAGFDKNAEAIGAWENLGFGFAEVGTITAKGQSGNPQPRLFRLPSDRAVLNRMGFNNRGAAATAIDLQNYLANHKLSIPLGINLGKSKVTELAEAKFDYAESLRSLYDFGDYFVVNVSSPNTPNLRDLQATEQLCGILAELQPINTANKPILVKIAPDLNDTDIIEVVKASQSYGVAGIIATNTTISRQNLTTTHLSMTGKPVTEEAGGISGQPVRDRSLVVINLIWKTTNGSLPIIGVGGIFTAEDAWQKITAGAAIVQVYTGLIYEGPLVVKQILQGLVAKLDAHGLDNIQQAIGLAHK, encoded by the coding sequence ATGCTAAACCTTGCTTATCAATATGGGGTACGTCCCCTTCTATTTTCACTCGATCCCGAAGCTGCCCATCATCTAGCGATCGCCTCTTGTCGTCGCATTAGTGAATCCTCAATACTCCAAGCGATCGCCAAGTCTACCTTTTACTATAGCGATGCGCGGCTATCACAAACCCTATGGAACTTAAAATTTGATAATCCTGTAGGCTTAGCGGCAGGTTTTGATAAAAATGCTGAAGCGATCGGGGCATGGGAAAATCTAGGCTTTGGTTTTGCAGAAGTGGGGACAATTACCGCGAAGGGGCAGTCAGGCAACCCCCAGCCAAGGTTATTTCGCTTACCGAGCGATCGCGCTGTATTAAATCGCATGGGCTTCAATAATCGGGGTGCAGCCGCTACAGCGATCGATCTCCAAAATTATTTAGCAAATCACAAACTTAGCATTCCCCTCGGTATTAATCTCGGTAAGTCCAAAGTGACCGAACTAGCTGAGGCAAAATTTGACTATGCCGAAAGTTTGCGATCGCTATACGATTTTGGCGATTACTTTGTGGTTAATGTGAGTTCACCCAATACGCCGAATTTACGGGATCTACAAGCTACTGAGCAGTTATGTGGGATTCTGGCGGAATTACAACCAATTAATACTGCTAATAAACCAATTTTGGTAAAAATTGCCCCTGACTTGAATGACACAGACATTATCGAAGTCGTTAAAGCTAGTCAGTCCTATGGTGTGGCTGGAATCATCGCCACGAATACAACGATTTCTCGCCAAAATCTCACGACTACGCATCTGTCAATGACGGGTAAACCTGTGACTGAAGAGGCAGGTGGCATCAGTGGTCAGCCTGTACGCGATCGCTCTTTGGTAGTCATTAATCTCATCTGGAAAACCACAAATGGCAGTTTGCCGATTATTGGTGTAGGCGGCATTTTTACAGCAGAGGATGCTTGGCAAAAAATTACGGCTGGCGCAGCGATCGTGCAGGTTTACACAGGCTTAATTTATGAGGGACCTTTAGTTGTCAAGCAGATTTTGCAAGGCTTAGTGGCTAAGCTCGATGCTCATGGTTTAGATAACATTCAACAAGCGATCGGGTTAGCGCACAAATAA
- a CDS encoding inositol monophosphatase family protein, which produces MNNLPSILPFIQELTQQVGDRLLSDFEQARVAIAKDDGSLVTKSDRWADAYIKAALEKEFPEFGVLTEESTQILPDREWAWVVDPLDGTTNFARGIPIWGISLGLLHYGTPVFGYVAIPPLRQNIYGWSDENGSAAFFNDTPIHLPEVAPDPDALGNYFFSACSRSLEKMGRSKFPFKLRMLGVASYNILTVAIGSTIGAVEATPKIWDIAAVWVILKAIGAIWVPLEASQNIFPLEMGKDYSSRSFPTLVVSHPELLPMAQEIAKPFIPKH; this is translated from the coding sequence ATGAATAACTTGCCATCAATTCTTCCCTTTATCCAAGAACTAACTCAACAAGTAGGCGATCGCCTGCTTTCCGATTTTGAACAGGCGCGAGTGGCGATCGCTAAGGACGATGGTAGCCTTGTGACAAAAAGCGATCGCTGGGCGGATGCCTATATCAAAGCAGCTCTCGAAAAAGAATTTCCTGAATTTGGTGTTTTAACAGAAGAATCTACTCAAATTTTGCCTGATCGCGAATGGGCTTGGGTAGTTGATCCCCTCGATGGCACAACAAACTTTGCACGCGGAATTCCCATTTGGGGAATTTCTCTAGGCTTATTGCATTATGGTACGCCTGTATTTGGATATGTTGCTATACCGCCATTACGTCAAAATATTTACGGTTGGTCAGATGAGAATGGCTCAGCAGCATTTTTCAACGACACACCGATTCATTTGCCTGAAGTTGCGCCTGATCCTGATGCACTTGGCAATTATTTCTTTAGCGCCTGTTCCCGCAGTCTCGAAAAAATGGGCAGATCTAAGTTCCCTTTTAAATTGCGGATGTTAGGTGTAGCTAGCTATAACATTTTAACCGTGGCGATCGGTTCCACCATTGGCGCAGTGGAAGCTACTCCCAAGATTTGGGATATTGCGGCTGTATGGGTGATATTGAAAGCGATCGGTGCAATTTGGGTTCCCTTAGAAGCTTCTCAAAATATCTTTCCCTTAGAAATGGGTAAAGATTATAGTAGCCGTAGTTTTCCAACTTTAGTAGTGAGCCATCCTGAACTCTTACCAATGGCTCAGGAAATAGCCAAGCCATTTATCCCTAAGCATTAG
- a CDS encoding DUF3226 domain-containing protein — translation MNRRCVLIVVEGNHDQAFVARVLHKFLGFAPWDQETESLESLWQALVPSYNPRKTKKYYTRLNMPTILHTDDLSIAIYVGEGSNLLQKLIVEDNSILQNISDALSNVDPEAFSGFGIILDADKKTPDEIAKTYCDKLKAYFPNFPDQAGTVVKGSLNLGIYILPNNSDQGVLDTLLCECGEIAYPIYMKRAKDYINQFSEIKWKRFDKDKATIATVASVLKPGKTNTTSIADDKWISDDTAQQLPAIQSLVNFLRDLIEL, via the coding sequence ATGAATCGACGCTGTGTATTGATAGTCGTTGAAGGTAACCATGACCAAGCTTTTGTAGCAAGAGTTTTGCATAAATTCCTAGGCTTTGCTCCTTGGGATCAGGAAACAGAATCACTAGAATCCTTATGGCAAGCACTTGTTCCTTCTTACAATCCTAGAAAAACAAAGAAGTATTACACAAGGCTGAATATGCCAACAATTTTGCATACTGATGATTTGTCGATAGCTATCTATGTTGGGGAAGGTAGTAACCTACTCCAAAAATTGATTGTAGAAGATAATAGCATTCTTCAAAATATAAGTGATGCTCTATCTAATGTTGATCCTGAAGCTTTTTCAGGCTTTGGAATTATTCTTGATGCCGATAAAAAGACTCCTGATGAAATAGCTAAAACATACTGCGATAAATTAAAAGCATATTTCCCAAACTTTCCCGATCAGGCTGGTACTGTAGTGAAAGGTTCACTAAATTTAGGGATATACATACTACCAAATAATTCAGATCAAGGGGTTTTAGATACCTTGCTCTGTGAGTGCGGTGAGATTGCTTATCCAATTTACATGAAAAGAGCTAAGGATTATATCAATCAGTTCTCTGAAATAAAATGGAAGAGATTTGACAAAGACAAGGCAACTATAGCAACAGTAGCAAGTGTTCTTAAACCAGGTAAAACTAATACCACTAGCATTGCTGATGACAAATGGATTAGTGACGATACTGCTCAACAGCTCCCAGCTATTCAGTCTTTAGTGAATTTTCTAAGAGATTTAATAGAGCTTTAA
- a CDS encoding rhodanese-related sulfurtransferase, with amino-acid sequence MTMQIRLFQIQDSDRIAQLFHDTVREVNIRDYSPEQVKAWAPDDLYFTNWTEDCSNNFTYVAEEDGEIIGFAQLETNGHIDCFFCHKDYQRCGVGTRLYRAIEAKALELKIDRLFVEVSITARAFFKSRGFRVVKEQQVACRGEKLTNFVMEKSLAKYLEKPDRFVVATFYHFADLTDYREMRSPITDFCNSNDLKGVILLAPEGINSTIAGSREGIDALLSYLRSDPRLQNLEHKETTSDVIPYNKLRVRLKKELVKFGVSGIDPSKEVGTYVDPKDWNALISDPEVIVIDTRNIYEVEFGTFKGAIDPNLDFFHEFPKYVEENLGANKQQKIAMFCTGGIRCEKASAYMLAQGFDEVYHLKGGILKYLAEIPPEESLWEGECFVFDDRIATKGSAI; translated from the coding sequence ATGACTATGCAAATTCGATTGTTTCAAATACAAGATAGCGATCGCATCGCCCAACTATTCCATGATACTGTGCGCGAGGTGAATATTCGCGACTATTCGCCTGAGCAGGTAAAGGCTTGGGCTCCCGATGACTTGTATTTCACCAACTGGACAGAAGATTGTAGTAACAACTTTACCTATGTTGCGGAAGAAGATGGCGAAATTATTGGCTTTGCTCAACTAGAAACTAATGGTCATATCGATTGTTTCTTTTGTCATAAGGACTATCAGCGCTGTGGTGTGGGGACGCGGCTATATCGTGCCATTGAAGCAAAGGCTCTGGAATTGAAAATTGATCGCTTATTTGTGGAAGTGAGCATTACCGCGAGGGCCTTTTTTAAAAGTCGTGGCTTTAGGGTGGTAAAAGAACAACAAGTTGCTTGTCGTGGTGAAAAACTCACTAACTTTGTGATGGAGAAGTCTCTAGCAAAATATCTAGAGAAACCAGATCGGTTTGTGGTGGCGACTTTCTATCACTTTGCTGATTTGACTGATTACCGAGAAATGCGATCGCCCATTACAGATTTTTGTAACAGCAATGACCTCAAGGGGGTAATTTTACTAGCACCAGAGGGGATTAATTCCACAATTGCAGGTAGTCGTGAAGGCATTGATGCTTTATTAAGTTATTTACGTTCTGATCCGCGTTTACAAAATTTGGAACATAAGGAAACTACTTCTGATGTCATTCCTTACAACAAGCTGCGAGTAAGGCTTAAAAAAGAATTAGTGAAGTTTGGCGTGTCAGGTATTGATCCTAGCAAAGAGGTGGGAACCTATGTCGATCCTAAGGATTGGAATGCGTTAATTTCTGACCCAGAAGTAATCGTTATTGATACGCGCAATATTTACGAAGTGGAATTCGGTACTTTTAAAGGAGCGATCGATCCGAATTTAGACTTTTTCCATGAGTTTCCCAAATATGTCGAGGAAAATTTAGGTGCTAATAAGCAACAAAAAATCGCCATGTTCTGCACAGGTGGCATCCGTTGCGAGAAGGCAAGTGCCTATATGCTGGCTCAAGGCTTTGATGAGGTTTACCATCTCAAGGGTGGCATTCTCAAATATTTAGCCGAAATTCCTCCCGAAGAAAGTCTTTGGGAAGGCGAATGTTTTGTCTTTGACGATCGCATTGCGACTAAAGGTTCTGCAATTTAA